In a genomic window of Gloeocapsopsis dulcis:
- the lexA gene encoding transcriptional repressor LexA: MEPLTEAQQQLYDWLAEYIRQHQHSPSIRQMMQAMNLKSPAPIQSRLEHLRIKGYIEWTEGKARTIRILNRVQQSVPVLGAIAAGGLLEPFTDTVEQLDFSNLFLPPQTFALRVMGDSMIEDLITEGDLVIMRPVSEPEKLRNGTIVAARVDGHGTTLKRFYRRGDRVTLKPANPKYKPIEVVATQVQVQGMLVGVWRNYN; encoded by the coding sequence ATGGAACCCCTCACCGAAGCTCAACAACAATTGTATGACTGGCTAGCCGAATATATTCGCCAACACCAGCATTCGCCATCGATTCGTCAAATGATGCAAGCGATGAATTTGAAGTCACCCGCACCAATTCAAAGCCGTTTAGAACATTTACGTATCAAAGGATATATTGAATGGACGGAAGGTAAGGCGCGAACGATTCGGATACTCAACCGAGTACAACAAAGTGTCCCTGTTTTGGGTGCGATCGCGGCGGGTGGTTTACTCGAACCTTTCACCGATACTGTAGAACAGTTGGATTTTTCTAACTTGTTCTTACCACCACAAACATTTGCTTTGCGCGTGATGGGCGATAGTATGATTGAAGACTTAATTACTGAGGGCGACTTAGTAATTATGCGTCCGGTATCCGAGCCAGAAAAACTGCGAAATGGTACGATTGTTGCTGCGCGAGTAGACGGACATGGCACGACTTTGAAACGATTTTACCGTCGCGGCGATCGCGTAACTCTCAAACCGGCAAATCCTAAATACAAACCGATTGAAGTTGTGGCAACACAAGTACAAGTGCAAGGCATGCTTGTTGGTGTTTGGCGCAACTATAACTGA
- the argF gene encoding ornithine carbamoyltransferase has product MAAFTGRDLLSLADLDADELKQLLQLAAELKAGKQLHCNKVLGLLFYKASTRTRVSFSVAMYQLGGQVIDLNPDVTQVSRGEPVEDTARVLDRYLDILAIRTFEQQQLETFAHYAKIPVINALSDLEHPCQILADLLTIQECFGNLAGLTLTYVGDGNNVAHSLMLGCALVGMNVRVATPAEFAPDAGVVAQAKAIAQNKTEVTVTHDSEAAAKGASVLYTDVWASMGQESQATSRIPVFQPYQINEQLLSLADAEAIVLHCLPAHRGEEITDDVMEGSQSRVWDQAENRLHAQKALLASLLGVE; this is encoded by the coding sequence AGATGAATTGAAACAATTGTTGCAACTCGCAGCAGAATTAAAAGCGGGAAAGCAACTGCACTGTAATAAAGTCCTAGGATTGCTGTTTTATAAAGCTTCAACGCGCACGCGGGTGAGTTTTTCTGTGGCGATGTATCAACTCGGCGGACAAGTCATTGATTTAAATCCTGATGTAACTCAAGTGAGTCGCGGCGAACCTGTAGAAGATACCGCGCGGGTTTTGGATCGGTATTTAGATATTTTGGCAATTCGCACGTTTGAACAGCAGCAACTCGAAACTTTTGCACACTACGCTAAAATTCCGGTCATTAATGCATTAAGTGACTTAGAGCATCCTTGTCAAATATTAGCCGATTTATTAACCATTCAAGAGTGTTTTGGTAACTTAGCAGGATTGACGTTGACGTATGTCGGTGATGGAAATAATGTGGCGCACTCGCTGATGTTGGGTTGTGCATTAGTGGGAATGAATGTCCGTGTTGCAACACCCGCAGAATTTGCACCGGATGCTGGAGTTGTAGCGCAAGCAAAAGCGATCGCCCAAAATAAAACTGAAGTGACTGTCACCCACGATTCTGAAGCTGCGGCAAAAGGCGCTAGCGTACTTTATACGGATGTGTGGGCAAGTATGGGGCAAGAATCACAAGCAACTTCAAGAATTCCTGTATTTCAGCCATATCAAATTAACGAACAGCTATTAAGTCTCGCTGATGCTGAAGCGATCGTTTTACACTGCTTACCAGCGCATCGCGGTGAAGAAATTACAGATGATGTCATGGAAGGTTCTCAATCACGAGTGTGGGATCAAGCAGAAAATCGACTTCATGCCCAAAAGGCGCTACTAGCAAGTTTGCTAGGAGTTGAATGA
- a CDS encoding DNA phosphorothioation system restriction enzyme gives MYLQQYPVKQTQSKRYSHSQRDRTKLRLVVAENKGDYQVNLSIVNKIPPGCPRIPPFVQLRQYQRQAVVSWFANHGRGTLKMATGSGKTITALCIATELYQKIGLQVLLVVCPYQHLVTQWAKECEKFNLQPILAFENLRNWHSALSTQLYNVHSGNQRFLTVITTNSTLIGDGFQSQLKYFPEKTLIVGDEAHNLGAPRLEECLPRRVGLRLALSATPERYFDEEGTQFLFDYFGNVLQPAFTLRDAIAQGALVHYLYYPILVELTEAESLAYAKLTKRIGRALLFQQRDIITLEKLENNEDLTPLLMQRARLIGAAENKLNALRDLMVSRRETTHTLFYCSDSAQNSVQRSSIDQLNAVARILGLELGFRVSTYTAQTPLQERENLRRQFETGELQGLVAIRCLDEGVDIPAIETAVILASSGNPRQFIQRRGRVLRPHPGKERATIFDMIVLPPELDREALEVERNLLRKELRRFVEFADLADNNGEARMKLFNLQKKYDLLDI, from the coding sequence ATGTACTTACAACAATATCCAGTTAAACAAACACAGTCGAAGCGATATTCTCACTCTCAACGCGATCGCACCAAACTTCGCCTAGTTGTTGCAGAAAACAAAGGCGATTATCAAGTTAATTTATCTATAGTAAATAAGATACCGCCTGGTTGTCCGCGAATACCACCGTTTGTACAGTTACGCCAGTATCAACGCCAAGCTGTAGTAAGTTGGTTTGCTAATCATGGTAGAGGTACGCTAAAAATGGCGACAGGTAGCGGTAAGACAATTACAGCACTCTGCATTGCTACTGAACTGTATCAAAAAATCGGCTTACAAGTCTTGCTAGTCGTGTGTCCATACCAGCATTTAGTGACTCAATGGGCAAAGGAATGTGAAAAATTTAACCTTCAGCCGATTTTAGCTTTTGAGAATTTACGCAACTGGCACTCTGCACTATCAACTCAGTTGTATAACGTGCATTCTGGTAATCAAAGGTTTCTGACTGTGATTACTACGAATTCGACTTTAATTGGTGATGGATTTCAATCGCAACTCAAGTACTTTCCTGAAAAAACGTTGATTGTGGGAGATGAAGCCCATAATTTAGGCGCACCTAGGTTAGAAGAATGTTTACCGCGCCGTGTAGGTTTACGGCTAGCGCTTTCAGCAACACCCGAAAGGTATTTTGATGAGGAAGGAACGCAGTTTTTATTTGATTATTTTGGAAATGTTCTGCAACCTGCGTTTACATTGAGAGATGCGATCGCGCAAGGAGCTTTAGTACATTATCTATACTATCCCATTTTAGTTGAATTAACCGAAGCAGAAAGCCTAGCTTATGCCAAATTAACTAAAAGAATTGGACGAGCATTATTATTTCAACAACGGGATATTATCACCCTAGAGAAGTTAGAAAATAACGAAGATTTAACACCGTTACTCATGCAACGCGCTAGGTTAATCGGTGCAGCTGAAAACAAATTAAATGCTTTACGCGATTTGATGGTAAGTCGCCGCGAAACGACTCACACACTTTTTTATTGTAGTGATAGCGCACAAAATAGCGTGCAGCGTTCTTCAATCGATCAACTCAACGCTGTTGCTAGAATTTTAGGATTAGAACTTGGTTTTCGAGTCAGTACCTACACTGCCCAAACACCTTTACAAGAACGCGAAAACTTACGTCGTCAATTTGAAACAGGTGAGTTACAAGGTTTAGTGGCGATTCGTTGTTTAGATGAAGGTGTTGATATTCCCGCCATTGAAACAGCGGTGATTTTAGCAAGTTCAGGAAATCCTCGGCAATTTATTCAGCGTCGCGGAAGAGTTTTGCGCCCGCATCCAGGTAAAGAACGCGCCACGATCTTTGACATGATTGTTTTACCACCAGAGTTAGATCGAGAAGCTTTAGAAGTTGAGCGCAATTTACTACGTAAAGAGTTGCGGCGGTTTGTCGAATTTGCAGACTTGGCTGATAACAACGGTGAAGCAAGAATGAAATTATTTAACTTACAAAAAAAATACGATTTGTTGGATATTTGA
- a CDS encoding DUF3119 family protein — protein sequence MTPSPYSSTATIELAPNYTLPVVIIVTAIPLLLLSLWIGGVVALFGMFLMFQAGTLRLQFTDTAFDIYRGENLIRRFPYQEWQNWEIFWSNVPILFYFKEVKSIHFLPIIFDSKMLRSCLEQRVPKAEERS from the coding sequence GTGACTCCTTCTCCCTATTCGTCAACAGCAACTATTGAGCTTGCACCTAATTATACGCTCCCTGTAGTTATCATTGTTACAGCTATTCCTTTACTTTTACTTTCTCTTTGGATAGGAGGTGTAGTTGCTCTGTTTGGTATGTTTCTGATGTTCCAAGCAGGAACGCTGCGTTTGCAATTTACAGATACTGCCTTCGATATTTACCGAGGAGAAAACTTAATTCGTCGCTTTCCCTATCAAGAATGGCAAAACTGGGAGATTTTTTGGTCTAATGTCCCTATTCTATTTTACTTTAAAGAAGTTAAAAGCATTCATTTTTTACCAATTATCTTTGATTCCAAAATGCTCAGAAGTTGTCTAGAACAGCGCGTTCCGAAAGCAGAAGAGAGGAGCTAG
- a CDS encoding MlaE family lipid ABC transporter permease subunit, with protein MSDTRSSSLGMWSQRLLAALLLGGQVIVHLLRGKIHRRNTLDQMAAVGPESLLIALITAAFVGAVFTIQVAREFIQFGAGNAVGGVLALALTRELAPVLTAVVLAGRVGSAFAAEIGTMRVTEQIDALYMLKTDPIDYLVIPRVIACCLMLPALTLLSLITGMLGGLLIVTNLYNLSQTTFLDSARNFLDVWDVCSAAIKAACFGILIAIIGCSWGLTTTGGAKGVGQSTTSAVVTALLAIFITNFLLTALMFQGTGSAVLRGI; from the coding sequence TTGAGTGATACGCGAAGTTCAAGTTTAGGAATGTGGAGTCAGCGGTTGCTGGCAGCATTGTTGCTGGGTGGACAAGTCATAGTTCATTTACTGCGAGGCAAAATTCACCGGCGTAACACACTCGATCAAATGGCTGCTGTTGGTCCCGAATCGCTTCTGATTGCCTTAATTACAGCGGCTTTTGTGGGCGCTGTTTTTACAATTCAAGTCGCGCGCGAATTTATTCAATTTGGTGCAGGAAACGCTGTAGGAGGAGTACTAGCACTCGCTTTGACTCGCGAACTTGCCCCTGTCCTCACAGCCGTAGTTCTGGCAGGGCGCGTTGGTTCAGCATTTGCAGCAGAAATAGGCACGATGCGGGTTACAGAGCAAATAGATGCTTTGTATATGCTCAAAACCGATCCCATTGATTACCTTGTCATTCCCCGCGTGATTGCCTGCTGTCTCATGTTACCAGCGTTAACATTGCTATCTTTGATTACAGGTATGTTGGGAGGACTGCTCATTGTGACTAATCTATACAACCTTTCTCAAACTACCTTTCTAGATTCAGCTCGTAATTTTCTCGATGTGTGGGATGTTTGTAGCGCTGCCATTAAAGCAGCTTGTTTTGGAATACTGATTGCCATCATTGGTTGTAGTTGGGGTTTAACAACAACAGGAGGAGCAAAAGGTGTTGGACAGTCAACTACGTCTGCGGTTGTCACAGCATTACTCGCTATCTTTATTACTAACTTTCTCTTAACAGCTTTAATGTTTCAAGGAACAGGGAGCGCAGTGCTACGCGGAATCTGA
- a CDS encoding DUF3086 domain-containing protein, protein MNQDEPQNQEITNESSVEPEEPNQEFVPEGDSSSQSESGVDFLVELEQLSAVEYAQERDRVVEAQHQLSELKNQAAELKQEIATLQSQRKKLSEQVNQTQNALDQVVQESLAQLEQRRQSLQIAVEQLERRQERIRAEMRTTFAGVSQDLAIRVQGFKDYLTGSLQDLAAAAEQLQLAPKVKEEPEEKVPQSQPVEEPPSTPQFAEPRFQSTAKQIRRLLDEYRAEPDYYGPPWQLRRTFEPVHAERAANWFFTQGGRGALRTMGSRLQNILIASAVISVLYTIHGDRLRTLILANTPERLGDWRRGLQDCLGISRPDFGPDRGVGLFETPEAVALKAERLVKGNFMPLIIIDDSEDKVSLGLLQFPLWLAFAPDPQRMAREREYDF, encoded by the coding sequence ATGAATCAAGACGAACCACAAAACCAAGAGATAACTAACGAATCCTCAGTGGAACCAGAGGAGCCTAACCAAGAATTTGTACCAGAAGGTGATTCATCGAGTCAATCAGAATCTGGAGTGGATTTTTTAGTTGAGCTGGAACAACTGTCTGCGGTAGAGTATGCTCAAGAGCGCGATCGCGTTGTCGAAGCCCAACACCAATTAAGCGAGCTAAAAAATCAAGCAGCAGAACTAAAACAAGAAATCGCAACACTCCAATCTCAACGCAAAAAACTGTCTGAGCAAGTTAATCAAACTCAAAACGCACTCGATCAAGTCGTGCAAGAATCTTTAGCGCAACTCGAACAACGCAGACAATCGTTACAGATCGCTGTAGAACAACTCGAACGTCGTCAAGAACGAATTCGTGCAGAAATGCGCACCACATTTGCCGGAGTTTCTCAAGACTTGGCAATTCGAGTCCAAGGCTTTAAAGACTATCTCACAGGTAGTTTGCAAGATTTAGCCGCAGCAGCAGAACAACTCCAATTAGCACCAAAAGTCAAAGAAGAACCAGAAGAAAAAGTACCACAATCTCAGCCTGTTGAAGAACCACCATCAACGCCACAATTTGCGGAACCGCGCTTTCAATCAACTGCTAAACAAATTCGCCGTTTGCTTGATGAATATCGTGCTGAACCAGATTATTATGGTCCACCGTGGCAACTCCGCCGCACATTTGAACCTGTTCATGCAGAACGAGCAGCTAACTGGTTTTTTACTCAAGGTGGACGTGGTGCTTTACGCACGATGGGTAGTCGCTTACAAAATATCCTGATTGCTTCTGCTGTAATTTCTGTTTTATACACAATACATGGCGATCGCTTGCGCACACTAATTTTAGCCAATACTCCAGAACGCCTCGGCGACTGGCGGCGCGGCTTACAAGATTGCTTAGGAATTTCGCGCCCTGATTTTGGTCCAGATCGTGGCGTTGGTTTGTTTGAAACTCCGGAAGCGGTAGCGTTAAAAGCTGAACGACTTGTCAAAGGCAACTTCATGCCACTGATTATTATTGATGATTCAGAAGATAAAGTTAGCCTAGGACTTTTGCAGTTTCCTCTGTGGTTAGCCTTTGCCCCCGATCCCCAAAGGATGGCACGAGAGCGAGAATATGATTTCTAA
- a CDS encoding transposase: protein MQHFLQRTPWQVEQFRARRLELSKQLVGERCIILCIDETGDKKAEKTTYSVAK, encoded by the coding sequence TTGCAACATTTTTTACAGCGCACCCCGTGGCAGGTCGAACAGTTTCGAGCAAGGCGGTTAGAGTTGAGCAAACAGTTGGTTGGAGAACGCTGTATCATCTTATGTATTGATGAAACAGGCGATAAAAAAGCCGAAAAAACTACATACTCTGTAGCAAAGTAG